The Paenibacillus spongiae nucleotide sequence TTTTGCTCCAAACATTCTTATAAAGATCGCTAACCGTTAAAAGCACGATACCTGTTTCATTCAATGAGATTTCTTGGTTTTCGTAAGATTCAGAGGGAAAGATATAGAAAGAAAAATAATCGCCGTCTTTGTAGTTCAACCCGCTTAAACCAGATACCGAGCTGGTGTAGTGCTTGCCATTATACGATGCTGTCATTCGGGCGGACATAGACGTTGTGAATGAATTTCCGTTTACCGTAGCATGATGAGCTCCTGAAATTAATGAGGCATTGCTTAACGAATAGGATCCGCTGGACCTGAATCCAATTTGATATCCGCCACTATTAATGCTGCCTGTATGATCAATCCAAGATACATAGATTCTATAGGCACCGTCATTGTACAACTCTTTCCCGATATTGCTTTCTAAATCAGACAAGTCAATTGGAATTGAATATTCACCTTGAACAATATGCCCCTTCGTATCCGTAAATTCTTTGGTGTTATTCGCAATGTAAGCCATTCCTTCCGTCCATAAACCTATCAAACCTATTTGCCAAAGAACCACAACAATCACAGCAATAACTGATGTCGAAATCATTACTATTTTCTTGGCTTTCATTCTTGTTTATGGGCCTCCCAGATAAGGATTACACATGTTTGAAACGGATCGCTGCTTATCGGGGCAGCCCCTTCTTGTATTTGCCCGGGCTGCTGCCGTACATCGATTTGAAAAACCGGATGAACGGATACGCCTGGTCATAGCCGACCCGATTGGCGATTTCCCCCATCGTCAAATCCGTCGTGGCCAACAAATACTGCGCCTTCTTCAATCGCTGCGCTTGGATGTACTGCATCGGAGAGACTTGAAAAGCTTGTTTGAACTCCTTATGAAAATGAGAGGTGGACAAGTACATCAGCTCGGCTAGCCGAGTCACCTTTATTTTCTCGGCGAGGTGTTTCTCCATGTAATCGAACACGGGCTGAAACCGTTGGAATTTCCTTATATCCTCGAAGCTGCCGATCTTGTAACGGGAGATGGAAAGGACAATTTGCAGCAGATCGAACATTCGCTGTTTGACCTGCGCCATCCTGTACAAGGATGTACTCGAATCGATTGCATCGGCGTTCATCAAGGCGGTTATTTCGGCTTGCAGCCGACCGATGTCCGTTCCGATGGCTTCGGAGGTGACATAAGGAGCTTCGATGAAGTCGAACAGTTGACAATGGTCCAAAAGCGTAACGTTCACATTCAGCCAATGCGTAACGAATTGAGGACCCAACATGTGAATTTCGTATTTCGTATTCGGCGGAATAATTAACCCTTGTCCGGGTTCGACCTTATAGCTGGCATTTCCGATGTCCAGAAGCAGCGGGCCGTCCGTAATTTGGGAAATAAGCGCGAATGGCTGATCATAAACATGCGTAGCCCTGCCCCGGGCTTCATTCACGTGAAATCGCGTCGTATTTCCCTGGAAATACGTAAAATCGAATGAATTCAGAACCGTGACCAGAAACCGGGAATCATTCATGCCGCATCCACCTGCTTCGCGTAATTACACTTATTATAGTGGATTGCGGAACCGAATCAAGCGGGAT carries:
- a CDS encoding AraC family transcriptional regulator — protein: MNDSRFLVTVLNSFDFTYFQGNTTRFHVNEARGRATHVYDQPFALISQITDGPLLLDIGNASYKVEPGQGLIIPPNTKYEIHMLGPQFVTHWLNVNVTLLDHCQLFDFIEAPYVTSEAIGTDIGRLQAEITALMNADAIDSSTSLYRMAQVKQRMFDLLQIVLSISRYKIGSFEDIRKFQRFQPVFDYMEKHLAEKIKVTRLAELMYLSTSHFHKEFKQAFQVSPMQYIQAQRLKKAQYLLATTDLTMGEIANRVGYDQAYPFIRFFKSMYGSSPGKYKKGLPR